ACACTTAGTATACATATCAACTTTTGTTCTGGACATTTCTCGCTTTCTTACTTGAAGGAAAAGTAAAATGAACTCATTTGGCATATTTATAAACGTTTACTAAATACAGTGTATAGGAATGAAAAGATGAAtttcttgaaagtccttgaCTGATTTATCAAGATCAGTCACTGGTCCTCGCAGAATTGAGCTCTCCTTAATGTTTAGAATCATTCACAGCTGCTGATGGGTCATGacagtaaacaaagaaatgagcGGATGTACGCAATGGTTCTCACCAGTGATACGACCAAGTTTCATTCCGTACTTCTCTTGCAGACGACGTCCTGCAAATCCACCGGTCTGAGCACCAAAACTGAATCCAATGAAGTAGAAtttgtcagcagctgattggccgGAATTACCACTGTGGTAAATTAGAAAGTTGATGAAATTGGCAACTATAGCACCATTAAGCCGAGTGTTTCCAGCGGATTGACCGTAATCTTGATTGGCTCCTACACTCCAGTCGACCAATATTACATTGAAGTCGCCTTTCTTCAGCAGAGCATCTTTGAGGTCGATCATCCAATTATCATAACCATCTCCCGTTTCTAACAAATCAAAGTGACTGCTACTAAAAGGATGTTACAATGTAACCCCACGTTTACCAATCTATATTTTTTTGCTTATGGGATGCAGAATCTTGCATGAAAGGAATCTGGAATAATCTACGAGTAATAAGGCCCTCTTGCACACATTACTTAACAACAAGGGATTAACTAAAGTAAGAGCGGTTCTCTGACCCTTCTACAAATATAGTTTGGTGAGAATTTAGGTCAACAAAAGTCAACTTTTCTTCTCAAGTAGACACGAGAGGGCGTACTAATCTCGTAATTGTAAATCATTTAAAGCCAAAGTTGTATCAAACTATGtgtgattgtccacctggctgcaGCTTGAACTGTAATCAAGCTCAGTTGGTTTTGGTTGTACTTTCCGCTAAGAAGCACTATTAGTAACCAGGGTCACATTTCCAACTCACTTCTTTTTTGTAATCATTAGCGTTGTGTTTGTTTAGGCTTATTTTTTAGAAGAAAATTCAATTAAACGAGTGCATAAAATATAATTCAGTGCAGACAAGTATTCTGTTAGATAATTTGGTTTCcctcaaatttgagaaaattagTCTTAGAGGactaaatttttgctttcacaTTTATTTTAAGGCGGAACCTTTTTACTGACCTCTCCATGAGAGTAATCCGTTTCAAGATGTCAAATTTgcaggaaaaatattatttattttggtATTTCAATCATTAATAGAGCTGCAGTTTCTTTGTCAAGGATGATGTGATAATAAGGACAACTGAAATACCATCAAAGTTCAAATGAAAGAGAGCAGGGATGATCAAAGCGTTAAGACACTGCCTGTCTTTATTAGGTTGTTACAAGTTACTGTGACTGTTGGAAACCAGGTTGTTAACATGCAAATATAATTCAGTTTAGTTACCTGTCCATCCATGGCATACTATGATTGTCCTTGGTCTCCTTATGTCAAAATGCGATTCCTTGAGTTTTGATACACTTGAGTCATCGAGTTCGTCGGCTTCCTCGGCGATACTGTTATTTCTGGTGTACAGGCGAAATGATGTACCTATTTTCTCTGGACTTTGGGGAAGTTTCATCAGTGGGTTAGCAAATGGTGGAAACTGATCGAAACACCCATAATCTGGACCATAGCAAACTTGAGGGATTCCTATTCCTGCAATATTCGGAAAAGGAAAGAGCAAGAAAAGTCACTGTTTATGACTCGATGGGTCAGACTTCTCAGTCCTCAACTCGGAAGACTGAACTACCAGGATGAAAATGTCACTACCTTTTTGCTTTTCACGGTTTCGCTTTTCCttccttctttctttcatttcttttttaacgaGGATCAACCGAAGAAAGGCAAAGCAAAAATATTGGATCTTGGAAGATCGAACTAGAAAATCTAATATAGAGAGCGGATTTAAACgaaacaatgaaagaagacTTAGGGTACTATTATGGCAATATACTTCAACAATATTTGTGAAAATAACCCAAAATAAGGGCttcaaaattacttttattATCAAGTGAGATAAAATGATTAAGAAAAAAGATAGAAAAAGACAACCCCTCAACTCCCAAAGATGTGGTTGATCAAGTGTATTTGTGGCACATTCACTCTAGAATGGGCCATAATGACCTATAAATGTCGTATTTCCTTGTTGGTATATAGTTAAAATTGAAAGCTTTTTACTCACCGGCGTTTCCAAGAGTAAAGAAACAGCCAAGGAGACATAGCATCACTAGGTTCTCCATTGTTTTCTAGTTGCAAAATTACGGTCCTGCATGAAAAAACATATTGACTACCGTAAGAAGATTACAAATCGACGTTTTGAGCGTGAGTGCTTCGTCAGAATGCTAATCCTCGAATATTTGATGACGAAATTTTGGTATTTTGTACATGGGCTGATGCAAACGGTTTGCAATAAAAATGAAGTAACGaagtaaatgaataataatgaatgaatgaaagacTGAATAAATGCATAATTGGATCAATAGTTCGCCTTCTTGTCAGAACTTCAGGTACTTTGTGGAAGACGACAGAAAACGTGTAACAGTGTTGCAGTCTACGACAGCAATGGAACACAGAAGCCCACAAGTGTTTAGCAATATGGTCTTATAAATTCTGTTGAATTGGTGGTGTTGTAGGGGTTGATGGTTCATTGACTCCTTCTTAATTTAGCTTCCTCTTTCGTTTGTTTAGTTGGGACtcacaaaaaaagaataacTAACCACTAAAGGAGTAACTAAATAGTATGGATAGTGTAAAAAATGATTGCTTTTAAAGACCTTGTATGTGATTATCAGTCACCATTAGCCTTTATTTTGGTGGGCAAAAGAATCTCTCGCTAGCCTCTTTTAATTGTCTGTAACCAGCAGTTATACGTTTCACTATAGTCATCCGTGTCCTAAAAGATCGTGGAAGAGCGTTGCACTCATTTGTACTCACTTGGTGGGAGATTTGCTTCGAAAACGCACCAATGTTATACACTTAATGTATAGTTCCGAGGGAAACAactagttttgttttcccgagagttctgatgtttcccgagacgaagtcgagggaaacattaaaCGAAACTAACTAATTTGCCGAGGGACCATTCATTAAAtgctttgttatatattcaGACTTTCCCTTCAACACTCATGTAGCGAtaacaaaaaagcaaagacGGCAGAACGTCTTCATTCACAAACGTCAATTCTGCCGAATCAGTAAGTCTTAACTTAATTACAAATGTTtcgaagtacatgaaaaagtaattGCTAATATAATAATATGATGCGGCGTTTATAACCTCAATAAGGAATAAAAGAAAACTCATTTGGTATTACAAAAATCCACGGTAACATTTGCTCCAGAAAATGCTCCTTCGTTAAAGTTCACAGGCTCCTGGTCTCTTTGCTATGCGACgcgaaattcaaaagtcaagctGACGAGCACGTGTTGAAGATCAcacgtcatttttaatttagtcatgcactgatcacgtgGAGTTGTATTGGCGCGTGGGCAACAACTGCGCAATTGTATCCTGgtcgggatacatttgaattttatCATGAgcacgtgaccaagaatcaaccaatcacaattctctTTTTGCTGAGTGAAAACCTAGGTCCATAACAACGGCGGTTGTTTCTAATCAATTGTGCGAAGTTTGTATACAAGGCTAGGATAGAAGAAGTAACCAGCCCCAATGGTGGACAGAAGTTGTTATCGTGAAGCTAGAACTGAAATTACCCAAATATAAGCATCGAATTTCAAGGTGACAAGATGTACAAGGTAGTCACTGGGGAGTTTAAGagctacgacgcgacggtagcgaaaacgtcggtcaaaattgcaagttcatgTTTGTCCATCTGTTTCATCTGTCAATTTGTCTAAGTTTTTAAAGCtcgcggaactacccaggaattGAATTGAGAGGTGCATTGTCAAAGCTAGGGAAGGAAATTCAAATTCGCGGCTGTGTGTTCGTGTTCTCTGTAAAACTGGAGAAATGGTAATTTCACGGCACAGATTTGCatagaacgggaaagaaatgtacaaaaataaaaaaaaataagcacgTGAAGtgcgtgcaaaggttttgtttttgtgcattaaatatgcaaaatttgtggcgttgtagCCGCTGTCGCGTtgctacggtggcccacaagtatCACGGCAAATGTTTGACGTCAATactacaaaattaaaaaaatatacgtcgacatttattttttatttgctaCTTAAGTTTTAGGGAAGCACTCGTGTTTTGAAATGGACTAAAATAGGATTTGTGAACCTGcgacaatagggagtttaagatttgacgaagGCAACGTCAAcctcaaatcaatgatttgattggttgaatgaagaaaaataatcgtgctgcacgtgcggcacgctttttggtgcaatgttttgacgtagtctgccaaacgacgacgtgaaattttcatatttgaggttctgacgacaacgggagctcgcagcagtaaatctttcactctttgcctctACATGAAAAACCATTCGTGctaagcaagcgaaagtgcactccgcctattgtgtacaacgtgatcaacatgggataatcgcaagagatttaacttaacgcaaagttcaattttaatgtgacgttttccttgcagttgccgtcgtagcttcttaaactccctaatgtttGTTAGCACTACGGCAAACGTGTGAAAACGCCACGGCAAACGTTTGTTAATAAGTTTGTGAACATCACGGAAAAAGTTTGAACACCACGGCGGAAGTGGAAGTTTAAGCATTTCGTGCCAGTTTTCAGCCTACGGTGACATTTTGCAGAGCGGAGAGAAGATGGAAGACGGAAAACAAGGCTAAGAAAGTGTAAGTATACCTCGCTTTTCAATTTCGTAATGCCTGTAAGTTAGAGGCAATTTTTTGCTGTGGCTCTTGAGAAACGAGTTTATCGGTTAAAATATATTCCAGTGATCGGTTTTGAAGAGTTAAACAAACTCGTGATTAATAGCAATTGTCTGGGACTAATTTTATTTGTTCCTTCTTAAAGTTCTTCCTCCCCCACTTTTCTTCCGCCTCCAACTTAAAGGAGCTAGGTTACGCAACTTGCGGCAATTTCAgaattgatcaagtggtcatagaattaactgaaataacaaaataacggctcacaactatagaagaactcaaacaaaacacaggaaagctaagaagggacaagaatggacaaaactggggaggattgaaatggattgcatttagGTAAATTGAAAAACGgcggcccaccttttttcaaatttatatcagtttatatcaaatgtcatttaaacagctgaaaaatcattctcagttgttatgtggccgtgattctgaaaatgaaagactcctgctctgccaatttgacgtttagagctcataactaacaaaataaacaaaattacctaaaacagcgtgacctagcccctttaatgGCAAATGTCTTGATTCTCTAGTGGATTTAACTTTCCTTTCTTCAAGTACATTGTATGTGTGTTTCTTTAGAACAGAAAAATGGACTGCTTCACAGTTTCTTGCAAAGTCTTCCGGGTTTTAGTATCAGCACTATCTCGCAGTGACAGAGGTATTAGGAAGGTGATTTGGTT
This genomic stretch from Acropora muricata isolate sample 2 chromosome 5, ASM3666990v1, whole genome shotgun sequence harbors:
- the LOC136916295 gene encoding inactive pancreatic lipase-related protein 1-like isoform X2, whose translation is MENLVMLCLLGCFFTLGSAGIGIPQVCYGPDYGCFDQFPPFANPLMKLPQSPEKIGTSFRLYTRNNSIAEEADELDDSSVSKLKESHFDIRRPRTIIVCHGWTETGDGYDNWMIDLKDALLKKGDFNVILVDWSVGANQDYGQSAGNTRLNGAIVANFINFLIYHSGNSGQSAADKFYFIGFSFGAQTGGFAGRRLQEKYGMKLGRITGLDPAGPYFTATDKKVHLDKTDAKYVDIVHTNTGYIGTSDVIGHTDFFPNGGAVQTGCAPDPKDSPVFIVGCNHLRATKYFVKAVTEECPNPWTEHPCGSYLSYTLGFCNGCGDGGCPLMGYRAEETKLKGKFYLNTGTWDTLCPEA